In Gopherus evgoodei ecotype Sinaloan lineage chromosome 10, rGopEvg1_v1.p, whole genome shotgun sequence, a single window of DNA contains:
- the ANP32A gene encoding acidic leucine-rich nuclear phosphoprotein 32 family member A isoform X1, translating to MDMKKRIHLELRNRTPSDVKELVLDNCRSNEGKIEGLTDEFEELEFLSTINVGLSSVANLPKLNKLKKLELSDNRISGGLEVLAEKCPNLTHLNLSGNKIKDLSTIEPLKKLENLKSLDLFNCEVTNLNDYRENVFKLLPQLTYLDGYDRDDKEAPDSDAEGYVEGLDDEEEDEDEEEYDEDAQVVEDEEDDEEEEEGEEEDVSGEEEEDEEGYNDGEVDDDDEEEEIEEKGQKRKREPEDEGDEDD from the exons GTTAAAGAACTCGTTCTTGACAACTGTAGGTCAAATGAAGGCAAAATTGAAGGACTCACAGATGAGTTTGAAGAGCTGGAATTCTTAAGTACAATCAACGTAGGCCTAAGCTCAGTTGCAAACTTACCAAAGTTAAACAAACttaagaag CTCGAACTAAGCGATAACAGAATCTCAGGAGGACTGGAAGTATTGGCAGAAAAGTGTCCAAACCTCACACATCTAAACCTAAGCGGCAACAAAATAAAAGATCTCAGTACAATAGAACCTCTG AAAAAGTTAGAAAACTTGAAGAGTTTAGATCTTTTCAATTGCGAGGTAACCAACTTGAACGACTACAGAGAAAATGTTTTCAAGCTCCTCCCACAGCTCACATATCTTGACGGTTATGACCGGGATGACAAAGAAGCCCCCGATTCCGATGCAGAGGGCTATGTGGAGGGCCTCGATGatgaagaggaggatgaagatG AAGAGGAGTATGATGAAGATGCTCAAGTAGTAGAAGATGAAgaggatgatgaggaggaggaggaaggagaagaggaggatgtGAGCGGGGAAGAGGAG GAAGATGAAGAAGGTTATAATGATGGTGaagtagatgatgatgatgaagaagaagaaattg aagaaaagGGGCAGAAGAGAAAACGAGAACCCGAAGACGAGGGTGATGAAGATGATTAA
- the ANP32A gene encoding acidic leucine-rich nuclear phosphoprotein 32 family member A isoform X2, protein MPSSWAGPCGKVKELVLDNCRSNEGKIEGLTDEFEELEFLSTINVGLSSVANLPKLNKLKKLELSDNRISGGLEVLAEKCPNLTHLNLSGNKIKDLSTIEPLKKLENLKSLDLFNCEVTNLNDYRENVFKLLPQLTYLDGYDRDDKEAPDSDAEGYVEGLDDEEEDEDEEEYDEDAQVVEDEEDDEEEEEGEEEDVSGEEEEDEEGYNDGEVDDDDEEEEIEEKGQKRKREPEDEGDEDD, encoded by the exons GTTAAAGAACTCGTTCTTGACAACTGTAGGTCAAATGAAGGCAAAATTGAAGGACTCACAGATGAGTTTGAAGAGCTGGAATTCTTAAGTACAATCAACGTAGGCCTAAGCTCAGTTGCAAACTTACCAAAGTTAAACAAACttaagaag CTCGAACTAAGCGATAACAGAATCTCAGGAGGACTGGAAGTATTGGCAGAAAAGTGTCCAAACCTCACACATCTAAACCTAAGCGGCAACAAAATAAAAGATCTCAGTACAATAGAACCTCTG AAAAAGTTAGAAAACTTGAAGAGTTTAGATCTTTTCAATTGCGAGGTAACCAACTTGAACGACTACAGAGAAAATGTTTTCAAGCTCCTCCCACAGCTCACATATCTTGACGGTTATGACCGGGATGACAAAGAAGCCCCCGATTCCGATGCAGAGGGCTATGTGGAGGGCCTCGATGatgaagaggaggatgaagatG AAGAGGAGTATGATGAAGATGCTCAAGTAGTAGAAGATGAAgaggatgatgaggaggaggaggaaggagaagaggaggatgtGAGCGGGGAAGAGGAG GAAGATGAAGAAGGTTATAATGATGGTGaagtagatgatgatgatgaagaagaagaaattg aagaaaagGGGCAGAAGAGAAAACGAGAACCCGAAGACGAGGGTGATGAAGATGATTAA